The following proteins come from a genomic window of Flavobacterium crocinum:
- a CDS encoding helix-turn-helix domain-containing protein translates to MNFTIFFNTAIFQGIVLGAIILKSPLFKSNANRYLAYAIFALSVLIANLIFEIIDLYSTMPFLRFLDDVEWAFLFPVLIFMFVVHQVNHPIRNSKKILWLYAPFLYSAITNIFYDCDAVAHIFTIPHFLKSILETIGSFDFYLILVFMPFMAFYTYSFIKFSKDKQEKKWITFLWFLVYALMLSWMVAILTGLLFEYDVSYVMQILALFATFLIHCTAYYGVFRYRLADNKTGIEELLNKKTLLDNEIAAEEVILKKGNDANGLEIFTKENPYFKRLEMLCEEHQIYKDSNLNREKVAEQLGISAGYVSQLVNVITGDNFANYINNYRVEAVKEMILDSDYENYSLLAIGLESGFTSKTTFHNAFKKSTGMTPNSFRNTNK, encoded by the coding sequence TTGAACTTTACTATTTTTTTTAACACGGCAATTTTTCAAGGAATAGTTCTTGGAGCAATTATTCTAAAATCACCACTATTTAAGAGTAATGCCAACAGATATCTGGCTTATGCAATATTTGCACTTTCAGTGCTTATTGCCAATCTCATCTTTGAGATAATTGATCTTTACAGCACTATGCCTTTCCTGCGTTTTCTGGATGATGTTGAGTGGGCATTTCTCTTTCCGGTTCTCATTTTTATGTTTGTTGTACATCAGGTAAACCATCCAATTAGAAATTCCAAAAAGATTCTATGGCTGTATGCTCCGTTTCTATATTCGGCCATTACAAATATTTTTTATGATTGCGATGCTGTTGCGCATATTTTTACAATTCCGCACTTTCTTAAAAGTATTCTAGAAACTATAGGAAGTTTTGATTTTTATCTTATTCTGGTATTTATGCCCTTTATGGCTTTTTACACTTACAGTTTTATTAAATTTTCAAAAGATAAACAAGAAAAAAAATGGATCACTTTTTTATGGTTTTTGGTTTATGCATTAATGTTGTCTTGGATGGTGGCTATTCTGACAGGACTGCTTTTTGAATATGATGTTTCGTATGTTATGCAGATTCTGGCGTTGTTTGCTACATTTTTAATTCATTGCACCGCTTATTATGGTGTGTTCAGATACAGATTGGCAGACAATAAAACAGGGATAGAAGAACTGTTAAATAAAAAAACTTTATTAGACAATGAAATAGCTGCTGAAGAAGTAATCCTTAAAAAAGGAAATGATGCAAATGGTTTAGAAATCTTTACAAAAGAAAATCCTTATTTTAAGAGACTGGAAATGCTTTGCGAAGAACATCAAATTTATAAAGACAGCAATCTAAATCGAGAAAAAGTAGCAGAGCAGTTAGGAATAAGTGCGGGATATGTTTCGCAACTCGTTAATGTGATTACGGGAGATAACTTTGCTAATTACATAAATAACTATCGGGTCGAAGCGGTGAAAGAAATGATTCTCGATTCAGACTACGAAAACTACAGTTTATTGGCAATAGGATTAGAATCTGGATTCACTTCGAAGACAACATTTCACAATGCCTTCAAAAAATCTACAGGTATGACGCCAAACAGTTTTCGGAATACCAATAAATAA
- a CDS encoding M13 family metallopeptidase, giving the protein MKNSLMLFIAFLAFTACSKHPGKKDVVITGIDSTLRPGDDFFRYVNGKWYDSVSIPASQSGVGAYMFMNFPQRIRLQGILDSVSKSNNPEGSIAQKVGDFYTSGMDTVTIEKRGYGPIKPLLAKIEAISDLPSLMNFVANEEKAGNSSIIGFGVFTDDRNSKMNIAQLYQTGIGLPDRDYYFKSDSSTVGIQKAYKKYLTVLFQQTGSEANEAKKNANLVYDIDKQIAVSHKTKVALRDVQANYNKIAVADLVKRHPNIDWTTFLNNLGAKTDFINVGQPAYYDALNKLLKTIPINNWKIYLKANAIERYADYLSKPFVDASFEYTKVLSGQAVQKSRGEKMANVIDNYLGEALGELYVKKYFSEDAKKRMLVLVNNLQKAYAKRIDKLEWMSPVTKQKAKEKLFAITKKIGYPDKWRDYSNVRVARGTYFENMVSAAKASYQFQLAKLGKPVDKSEWYTTTPTVTAYNNPTANEIVFPAGILQAPYFDNNADDALNYGGIGMVIGHEITHTFDDQGAQYDKEGNLKDWWTKEDYAKFKARIQQVIDLYSTYTVLGDLHINGAMTVGENTADIAGIAVAYDAFKMTTQGKGNEKIDGFTPDQRFFISIAKIWRVKMKDEFLRLWINNNPHSPPNWRVNGPLMNTTPFYDAFNVKQGDKMFLPKKDRITIW; this is encoded by the coding sequence ATGAAAAATTCATTAATGCTCTTTATTGCATTCTTAGCTTTTACAGCTTGCTCAAAACATCCGGGAAAAAAAGATGTTGTTATTACAGGAATAGATTCCACATTACGACCTGGTGATGATTTTTTTAGATATGTAAATGGCAAATGGTACGATTCTGTATCAATACCTGCCTCTCAATCCGGAGTGGGTGCTTATATGTTTATGAATTTTCCGCAACGAATTCGGCTTCAGGGAATATTGGACAGTGTTTCGAAAAGCAACAATCCTGAGGGAAGTATAGCGCAAAAGGTAGGAGATTTTTATACGTCAGGCATGGATACTGTAACTATTGAAAAACGTGGTTACGGACCTATCAAACCCCTACTTGCTAAAATTGAAGCAATTAGCGATTTACCATCATTAATGAATTTTGTGGCTAATGAAGAAAAAGCGGGCAATTCATCGATTATAGGTTTTGGAGTATTTACCGATGATAGAAACAGCAAGATGAACATTGCCCAACTCTATCAAACAGGTATCGGTTTGCCTGACAGGGATTATTATTTCAAATCAGATTCATCAACTGTTGGTATACAGAAAGCCTATAAGAAATACCTTACTGTATTGTTTCAACAAACAGGAAGTGAGGCTAATGAGGCTAAAAAGAATGCTAATTTGGTTTACGATATTGACAAACAAATCGCCGTTTCGCATAAAACAAAAGTAGCACTTAGAGACGTACAGGCAAATTATAATAAAATAGCTGTAGCAGATCTTGTAAAAAGACATCCCAACATAGACTGGACAACTTTTTTAAATAATTTAGGAGCTAAAACAGATTTCATTAATGTAGGTCAGCCTGCCTATTATGATGCTCTTAATAAGCTTTTAAAAACGATTCCTATTAATAATTGGAAAATTTATCTGAAAGCAAATGCTATAGAAAGATATGCAGATTATTTAAGTAAACCTTTTGTAGATGCCTCATTTGAATATACAAAAGTACTTTCCGGTCAGGCTGTCCAAAAATCACGTGGCGAAAAAATGGCGAATGTTATTGATAATTATTTAGGTGAAGCGCTGGGAGAATTGTATGTAAAGAAATATTTTTCAGAAGATGCCAAAAAACGTATGTTGGTACTCGTGAATAATTTGCAAAAAGCCTATGCCAAAAGAATTGATAAACTGGAATGGATGAGTCCAGTTACAAAACAAAAAGCAAAAGAAAAATTGTTTGCCATAACTAAGAAAATAGGCTATCCGGATAAATGGAGAGACTATAGCAATGTACGTGTCGCAAGAGGTACCTATTTTGAGAATATGGTTTCGGCTGCTAAAGCGTCATATCAGTTTCAATTGGCAAAATTGGGTAAACCAGTCGATAAATCAGAATGGTATACGACAACTCCAACAGTTACGGCTTATAACAACCCGACTGCAAATGAAATTGTTTTTCCGGCTGGTATTTTACAAGCCCCATATTTTGATAATAATGCCGATGATGCTCTTAACTATGGAGGTATTGGAATGGTTATAGGTCACGAAATAACGCATACTTTTGACGATCAGGGCGCGCAATATGATAAGGAGGGAAATTTGAAGGACTGGTGGACAAAAGAGGATTATGCAAAGTTTAAGGCAAGAATACAACAAGTTATCGATTTATACAGCACCTATACTGTTTTAGGCGATTTACATATTAACGGTGCCATGACTGTTGGCGAAAATACAGCAGATATTGCCGGAATAGCAGTTGCTTATGATGCTTTTAAAATGACAACCCAAGGAAAAGGAAACGAAAAAATTGACGGTTTTACTCCAGATCAACGCTTTTTCATTTCGATAGCCAAAATTTGGAGAGTAAAGATGAAAGACGAGTTTTTGCGTTTGTGGATTAACAATAATCCGCATTCTCCACCAAACTGGCGCGTTAATGGTCCTTTAATGAATACAACACCTTTTTACGATGCATTTAATGTAAAACAAGGAGATAAAATGTTTTTGCCAAAGAAAGACAGAATAACAATTTGGTAG
- a CDS encoding Ppx/GppA phosphatase family protein, which produces MLKKNKPQVLFFILFNLIFTLNSFAQKSIYAGIEIGRRAIKVSVIDVSNIKKADYKILSFWTERIPFADHIGANGQLTPEDINKTSIIVVDQLKKIRTDYKMLDENIFIVAAPVFASARNVDVLKNKIATLTNKELEVLDVNEEAKTLVKGAIPPVDYANAFLLDIGAQTTKGGYIDELKDNKLEFIPLELSFGTMTLTDAVEKTVVNKSQANDMSAYQEKSFDYNTILRKKTQELFDANPLLMKKDKLYLSGGAVWAFSTLYYDENVKDHYIPLTLQDAVDYDAILKNNFGKFTNLAKTNKEAARVLNTYDQKYLISANNILIACLESIPNLATKKVYFVKEGQVTWLISYIAERSKKINTNF; this is translated from the coding sequence ATGCTTAAAAAAAACAAACCCCAAGTTCTATTTTTTATTCTTTTCAATTTAATTTTCACTCTCAATTCTTTTGCTCAAAAAAGTATTTATGCAGGAATTGAAATTGGCCGAAGAGCAATTAAAGTTTCTGTTATTGATGTAAGTAACATAAAAAAAGCAGATTATAAAATTCTTTCTTTCTGGACTGAGAGAATTCCGTTTGCAGATCATATTGGTGCAAATGGACAACTTACTCCGGAAGACATCAACAAAACCAGTATTATTGTAGTAGATCAGTTGAAAAAAATCAGAACTGATTACAAAATGCTTGACGAAAATATCTTTATCGTTGCTGCTCCTGTTTTTGCATCTGCCCGCAACGTTGATGTTCTAAAAAATAAAATTGCGACTCTTACAAACAAAGAACTTGAAGTTCTTGACGTTAATGAAGAAGCAAAAACATTAGTAAAAGGTGCCATCCCTCCTGTTGATTATGCTAATGCATTTCTTCTTGATATTGGTGCTCAAACTACTAAAGGTGGTTATATCGACGAACTTAAAGACAATAAATTAGAGTTTATTCCTTTAGAACTTAGTTTTGGAACGATGACGCTTACCGATGCTGTAGAAAAAACAGTAGTAAACAAAAGTCAGGCAAATGATATGTCTGCTTATCAGGAAAAATCGTTTGACTATAACACCATCTTACGTAAAAAAACACAAGAACTATTTGATGCCAATCCGCTTTTGATGAAGAAAGATAAATTGTATTTATCTGGTGGAGCCGTTTGGGCTTTTTCTACTCTTTATTATGATGAAAACGTTAAAGACCATTACATTCCTTTGACATTACAAGATGCTGTAGATTACGATGCTATCTTAAAAAACAACTTTGGAAAGTTTACGAACCTTGCTAAAACGAATAAAGAAGCAGCAAGAGTTTTAAACACGTACGATCAAAAATATCTTATTTCGGCAAACAACATTTTAATTGCGTGTTTGGAAAGTATTCCAAATTTAGCGACCAAAAAAGTCTATTTCGTAAAAGAAGGACAGGTAACCTGGTTAATCTCTTATATTGCAGAGCGTTCTAAAAAAATTAATACTAATTTCTAA
- a CDS encoding ThuA domain-containing protein yields MNHLFSIKKTFLFSFIVLTSYFLVSFHIKNKEQIASYKIKKVLIFSKTNGFRHESISAGIAAIKKLGEENNFIADATEDSLAINSKNLKQYQVVLFLSASGNVLGENQKLALQKFIQNGNGFVGIHSATNCEPDWSWYTQMIGGIFEGHPVPQNAKLIIANHEHPSTKHLPAIWERKDEWYNFKYLNPDVNVLIKIDESSYKGGKHGDNHPLAWYQEYDGGRVFYTALGHSPESYNDPLFVQHLLGGITYAMGK; encoded by the coding sequence ATGAACCATCTGTTTTCAATAAAAAAAACATTTTTATTCAGCTTCATTGTACTAACAAGCTATTTCCTGGTTTCTTTCCATATAAAAAACAAAGAACAAATCGCTTCTTATAAAATTAAAAAAGTGCTGATTTTTTCTAAAACTAACGGTTTCAGACATGAAAGCATTTCTGCCGGAATTGCAGCGATAAAAAAACTGGGGGAAGAAAATAATTTTATTGCAGATGCTACTGAAGATTCTCTCGCAATTAATTCAAAAAACTTAAAGCAATATCAAGTCGTACTATTTTTAAGTGCTTCTGGCAATGTTTTAGGGGAAAATCAAAAATTGGCTTTGCAAAAATTTATACAAAACGGAAATGGTTTTGTTGGGATTCATTCGGCTACAAACTGTGAACCAGACTGGTCTTGGTATACACAAATGATTGGTGGAATTTTTGAAGGGCATCCTGTTCCGCAGAATGCTAAACTTATAATCGCAAATCATGAACATCCTTCTACAAAACATCTTCCGGCAATTTGGGAACGAAAAGATGAATGGTATAATTTTAAATATTTAAATCCAGATGTAAATGTGCTGATAAAAATTGATGAATCTTCATACAAAGGTGGTAAACATGGTGATAATCATCCGTTGGCATGGTATCAGGAATATGATGGCGGAAGAGTATTTTACACTGCTTTAGGGCACAGTCCTGAAAGTTACAATGACCCTCTTTTTGTACAGCATTTACTCGGAGGAATTACTTATGCTATGGGCAAATAA
- a CDS encoding porin family protein — protein MKKILVLAVFTVLGFANVNAQEIKFGVKGGLNFSIVGGDNTENVDSVTSYNIGVMSEIPLSEKFSFQPELMYSRQGYSFDNDIVALNYLNIPLMGKYYVTKGLSLEAGPQIGFLVSAKNEKTDLKDSFNTVDFGVNFGVGYKLENGLNFGIRYNLGLTDINNVEGSSIKNKNSVFQVSVGYFFF, from the coding sequence ATGAAAAAAATTTTAGTACTAGCTGTTTTTACAGTTTTAGGGTTTGCAAATGTCAATGCCCAAGAAATTAAATTTGGTGTTAAAGGAGGTTTAAACTTCTCAATTGTCGGCGGAGACAACACCGAAAATGTTGATTCTGTGACATCCTATAATATTGGTGTTATGTCAGAAATTCCATTGTCCGAAAAGTTTTCTTTCCAACCTGAACTAATGTACTCTCGCCAGGGTTATAGTTTCGATAATGATATAGTTGCCTTAAATTATCTGAACATTCCTTTAATGGGAAAATACTATGTAACAAAAGGATTGAGTCTTGAAGCCGGACCGCAAATAGGTTTTTTAGTTTCTGCTAAAAATGAAAAAACTGATCTAAAAGATTCGTTTAATACTGTTGATTTCGGTGTTAATTTTGGCGTAGGTTACAAACTTGAAAACGGACTTAATTTTGGTATCAGATACAATCTGGGACTAACTGACATTAATAATGTAGAGGGCTCTTCAATTAAAAATAAAAACAGTGTATTTCAAGTATCCGTTGGTTACTTCTTTTTCTAA
- a CDS encoding serine hydrolase, translating to MKKMRIRFALLLFICFVSSASFAQLSSAKIDSLMLNTLQRFKVAGASIAVVKDGKIIHSKGYGVNSVETKKAVDEYTNFQIASNSKAFTTAALSILEDEGKLKWTDKVKNYLPEFKMYNDYVTENFNIQDLVTHRSGLGLGVGDLMFFPDGANFTVQDVTKSFQHFKPVSAFRTKFDYDNLLYIIAGEIIAKVSGMSYEQFVQQRIIAPLQMNHTFVGNLLKDKTNLAVPHSSVSGTIKTIEAYDIGIASAAGGIYSNVADMAKWMIVRLNKGKYGEDLKSSLFSIKNHEEMWRLHTIMPADSDPRYNSHFNGYGLGWFLSDTKGNLKVEHTGGLPGMLSKVTLFPDLNLGIVILTNTENGGGGLFTAVSNTIEDSYLGLEDYGWTDKVAQWLNEDKTESDDVTQKVWKKVASAKNIKIKNEDFIGIYEDSWFGKAEVFLKDKQLWIKCLRSPKLNGPMAFYNANTFAVKWEYQAMNCDALVLFSLDETGKAQGIKMKGIAPNMDFSFDFQDLDFKRVEK from the coding sequence ATGAAAAAAATGAGAATTCGTTTCGCTTTATTACTTTTTATTTGTTTTGTCTCTTCGGCATCATTTGCTCAATTATCATCTGCAAAAATTGATTCTTTAATGCTAAATACGCTCCAAAGATTTAAAGTTGCCGGAGCATCCATTGCGGTAGTTAAAGATGGAAAAATAATTCACTCGAAAGGTTATGGAGTTAATTCTGTTGAAACCAAAAAAGCCGTAGACGAATACACCAATTTTCAAATTGCATCCAATAGTAAAGCTTTTACAACAGCAGCTTTATCAATTTTAGAAGACGAAGGTAAATTGAAATGGACTGATAAGGTTAAAAATTATTTGCCCGAATTTAAAATGTATAACGATTATGTTACAGAGAATTTTAATATTCAGGATTTAGTAACGCATCGTAGCGGACTTGGATTAGGTGTTGGTGATTTGATGTTTTTCCCCGACGGAGCTAACTTTACAGTACAAGATGTGACAAAAAGTTTTCAGCATTTTAAACCTGTTTCTGCCTTTAGAACAAAATTTGACTATGATAATTTACTTTATATAATTGCCGGAGAAATAATCGCAAAAGTCAGCGGAATGTCTTATGAGCAATTTGTACAACAAAGAATTATAGCTCCCTTGCAGATGAATCATACCTTTGTTGGAAATCTTTTGAAAGACAAAACAAATCTGGCTGTACCACATTCTTCAGTATCCGGAACCATCAAAACAATCGAAGCTTATGATATAGGAATTGCAAGTGCCGCAGGAGGTATTTATTCCAACGTTGCTGACATGGCAAAATGGATGATTGTACGATTAAATAAAGGTAAGTATGGCGAAGATCTGAAATCGTCTTTGTTCTCTATAAAGAACCACGAAGAAATGTGGCGTCTGCACACCATTATGCCTGCTGATTCTGATCCGAGATATAATTCTCATTTTAATGGTTACGGTTTAGGATGGTTTTTATCAGATACAAAAGGAAATCTTAAAGTAGAACATACAGGCGGCCTTCCGGGAATGTTATCAAAAGTAACGTTGTTCCCTGATCTAAACTTGGGAATTGTGATTCTGACTAATACTGAAAACGGTGGCGGAGGTCTTTTTACCGCAGTATCAAATACTATTGAGGACAGCTATTTAGGCCTGGAGGATTATGGCTGGACAGATAAAGTAGCCCAATGGCTGAATGAAGATAAAACTGAAAGCGATGATGTAACCCAAAAAGTTTGGAAAAAAGTAGCTTCTGCAAAAAACATTAAAATTAAAAACGAAGACTTTATTGGTATTTACGAAGACAGCTGGTTTGGAAAAGCAGAAGTTTTTCTAAAAGATAAACAATTATGGATCAAATGTCTGCGTTCTCCAAAATTAAATGGTCCAATGGCTTTTTATAATGCCAACACCTTTGCCGTAAAATGGGAATACCAAGCCATGAATTGTGATGCTCTTGTTCTGTTTTCGCTTGACGAAACGGGTAAAGCTCAAGGCATTAAAATGAAAGGTATTGCTCCAAATATGGATTTTAGTTTTGATTTTCAGGATTTAGATTTCAAAAGAGTAGAGAAATAA
- a CDS encoding VHS/ENTH/ANTH domain-containing protein, producing MLPKVYIFGNGNLSFNDYMFYYKNAIDKLLEMDNAHFVVCDFKGVDTLTMEVLKCATPNVTVLHIGEKPRYAPDKYKTKASQWKFIGGFQSDAERDAMAINMCTHFLAHDINSNENRKSGTLTNIENCLKENKIRFNQE from the coding sequence ATGCTACCAAAAGTCTACATATTCGGAAATGGCAACCTCAGCTTTAATGATTATATGTTCTATTATAAAAATGCAATTGATAAATTATTAGAAATGGATAATGCCCATTTTGTAGTTTGCGATTTTAAAGGTGTAGACACTTTAACAATGGAAGTTTTGAAATGTGCAACTCCAAATGTAACCGTCTTACACATTGGAGAAAAACCACGTTACGCGCCCGACAAATACAAAACAAAAGCAAGTCAATGGAAGTTTATTGGAGGATTTCAATCTGATGCAGAAAGAGATGCTATGGCAATAAACATGTGTACGCACTTTCTCGCCCATGACATCAACTCCAACGAAAACAGAAAAAGTGGTACATTAACCAATATCGAAAATTGTCTGAAAGAAAATAAAATTCGCTTTAATCAGGAATAA
- a CDS encoding M23 family metallopeptidase: MKNSKAAVYIFTLSVSLLLISCADMLIGDEGKYDEDIYLNYKTKTILELPFDGDWYIVAGGKSLELNHHFAPNRHQRYALDIIQKENEKIYTGDGTKNEDYYCFGKRLNAPGDGKIVTVVNNIEDNVPGVLNTKQAWGNYIVIDHLNGEYSCMVHFKKNSIIVAVGDVVVRGQMVGQAGNSGNSTGPHLHYHMQTTASRTTGVGLPIQFLNYYADDVFTERGEPIKSQTVRKN; the protein is encoded by the coding sequence ATGAAAAATAGCAAAGCCGCAGTTTATATTTTCACTTTATCTGTTAGTTTGTTGCTTATTTCCTGTGCAGATATGCTGATTGGGGATGAAGGCAAATATGATGAAGACATTTATTTAAATTATAAAACAAAAACAATTTTAGAACTTCCTTTTGATGGTGATTGGTATATAGTTGCGGGAGGAAAATCTCTGGAATTAAATCATCATTTTGCTCCTAATCGTCATCAAAGATATGCATTGGATATTATCCAAAAAGAAAATGAAAAGATATATACCGGAGATGGAACAAAAAATGAAGATTATTATTGTTTTGGAAAACGCTTAAATGCACCTGGAGACGGAAAAATAGTAACCGTTGTAAATAATATAGAAGATAATGTTCCTGGAGTTTTAAACACGAAGCAGGCATGGGGAAACTATATTGTTATAGATCATTTAAATGGAGAATATTCCTGTATGGTTCATTTTAAAAAGAATTCTATAATAGTAGCGGTGGGTGATGTTGTTGTAAGAGGTCAAATGGTAGGTCAGGCAGGAAATAGTGGTAACTCCACAGGGCCACACCTTCATTATCATATGCAAACAACAGCGTCTCGTACAACAGGTGTTGGTCTTCCAATCCAATTCTTAAACTATTATGCCGACGATGTTTTTACAGAAAGAGGTGAACCAATTAAATCTCAAACCGTAAGGAAAAACTAA
- a CDS encoding helix-turn-helix domain-containing protein, whose product MNDTIQQKVGKRIQEIRIQKNLSQQDLASKCNFEKSNMSRLEKGNVNATLSTLEKVCNALQIDFTELFKF is encoded by the coding sequence TTGAACGATACCATACAACAAAAAGTCGGAAAACGAATTCAGGAAATCAGAATCCAGAAAAATCTTTCTCAGCAAGATTTAGCATCAAAATGTAATTTTGAAAAAAGTAATATGTCGCGACTGGAAAAAGGAAATGTCAATGCAACGCTCTCAACTTTAGAAAAAGTATGTAACGCATTACAGATAGATTTTACTGAACTATTTAAATTTTAA